CAAGCTGTGCGCCAGGCACGGTCTCAAGGTGATCGTGCGTCTGGGACCCTTCGACCACGGCGAGGTGCGCAACGGCGGCATCCCCGACTGGATGTACGGCAAGCCCTATGAGGTGCGCTCGTGCGACGCCGGATTCCTCGACAAGGTGCGCGACCTTTACCGCCATATCGCCGGACAGATCGACGGATTGTACTTCAAGGACGGCGGTCCCATCATCGCCGCCCAGCTCGATAACGAATACATGCATTCCTCGGCGCCGTGGGAGATGACCACGGGCATCACCGACGAATGGATCCCCGGAGGGCACGAAGGCTTCGCCTATGTGCACGCGCTGCGCGAGATCGCCGAAAGCGAGGGGATTTCGGTCCCCTTCTACACCAACACCGGCTGGGGCGGCTCTCCGGTGCCGGACGACGTGCTGCCGCTGTGGGGAGGATACGCCTATCGTCCCTGGCTGTTCTACGCCGGTCCGGGCGAGCATCCGGTCACGGACGAATACGTGTACCGTGATTTTCACGCGAACGACTGCCCCCGCGGCGAGGAGTTCGATCCGACCTATGAGCCGGAGACCAAGCCCTACGCCTGCTGCGAGATGGGCGGCGGCATGTTCTCGTCGTACAACTACCGCTTCGTGCTGCCGATGAAGTCCGTGGACGCCATGGCCAACATCAAAATGGCCTCGGGATGCAACTTCCTGGGCTACTACATGTACCAGGGCGGATCGAATCCGATCGGAAACGGCGTCTATCTCAACGAAAGCCAGCTGCCGAAGATCTCCTACGATTTCCAGGCCGCGCTCGGCGAGTTCGGGCAGATGCGCGAATCGTACCGCAGGTTGAAAACGCTGCATCGCTTCGCGCTCGCCTTCGCCGACAGGCTCACCCCGCTGGGCGTCGCCGTGCCGGAGGAACAGAGAACCATCGATCCGAACGATATGCACTCGCTTCGATGGAGCGTGCGCACCGATGGGCGGCGTGGCTTCGTGTTCCTCAATAATTTCCAGGACCACGCCGCCATGGACGACAAGCATGGCGAGATCATCGCCATCACCTTGGCGGATGGTGCCGAGGTCGTGTTCGACGGCATCGGCATGGCCCGCGACGAGAACTGCGTGCTGCCGTTCAACATGGACCTGGACGGAATCACCCTCACCGCCGCCACCGTGCAGCCGGTCACGGTGATCTCCACGCCGGGATCCGGGCATCGGACCTTCGTGTTCATGCGCCCGGACGGCATGGACGAGGCATGGATGCGGTTCGAGGGCGTCGGGAAGCGTGTCATCGCGTCGGATGCCGACATCACCGATTTCGAAGTCGAAGACAATGGGAACATCGTTTCGATCGTAGTGGTCAGCCGGGCATGGGCCAACGCCATGACCGTCGTCGACGACGAGGCCCTGGTCTTCTCCGCGGTTCCGACTGGCGAGTGGGACTCGGCGGAGAGCATCGTTCCCGCTGCGGACGCCCCGGCGGCGTATATCGCCGACGGCAAGGTCAAAGTGGAATCCTTGGACGCCGACATCGCGGTCGAGACCTTCCCCGCCGACTATCTTTCCTCGAGCTCGGCGTCGTTCGCCCCGCACGTCGTCACACCCGTCGTCGAGAGGCTTTCCGACACGCGCTATGTCATCACCCTGCCGGACGATCTCATGGCGAGCGAGGGCGTCAAGGACGTACGCCTCAAAATACGCTACCAAGGCGATATCGGATGGCTATGGGCCGGCGCCACGCTGGTCGACGACAACTTCGCCAACGGCGACGTGTGGGAGATCGGCCTGCGGGAGCATGCGGACCTACTGGTGGACAACCGCAACCGGCTTGTGCTGACCATCACCCCCATCAAAGAAGGCGCAAACGTGAACGTCGAATCCGCTATGGCGGCCCGCATGGAGAATGTGGACGCCCGGATCGCGGGCCTGGTCTCGATCGAGGCCCGCGCGGTGTACGAAGCCGGATTTGCGATAGCATAGACGCAACATTCAGACACTCAAAG
Above is a window of Bifidobacterium eulemuris DNA encoding:
- a CDS encoding beta-galactosidase, whose translation is MTHTLDLTGFQPKSIVRFPITRGEWGVSPQGETIDFTNYHMSVDGKPFYGICGEYHYSRMDPVRWDEQLAKMAAGGINVVSTYVFWNHHEERENEWDFTGRRNIRRFIKLCARHGLKVIVRLGPFDHGEVRNGGIPDWMYGKPYEVRSCDAGFLDKVRDLYRHIAGQIDGLYFKDGGPIIAAQLDNEYMHSSAPWEMTTGITDEWIPGGHEGFAYVHALREIAESEGISVPFYTNTGWGGSPVPDDVLPLWGGYAYRPWLFYAGPGEHPVTDEYVYRDFHANDCPRGEEFDPTYEPETKPYACCEMGGGMFSSYNYRFVLPMKSVDAMANIKMASGCNFLGYYMYQGGSNPIGNGVYLNESQLPKISYDFQAALGEFGQMRESYRRLKTLHRFALAFADRLTPLGVAVPEEQRTIDPNDMHSLRWSVRTDGRRGFVFLNNFQDHAAMDDKHGEIIAITLADGAEVVFDGIGMARDENCVLPFNMDLDGITLTAATVQPVTVISTPGSGHRTFVFMRPDGMDEAWMRFEGVGKRVIASDADITDFEVEDNGNIVSIVVVSRAWANAMTVVDDEALVFSAVPTGEWDSAESIVPAADAPAAYIADGKVKVESLDADIAVETFPADYLSSSSASFAPHVVTPVVERLSDTRYVITLPDDLMASEGVKDVRLKIRYQGDIGWLWAGATLVDDNFANGDVWEIGLREHADLLVDNRNRLVLTITPIKEGANVNVESAMAARMENVDARIAGLVSIEARAVYEAGFAIA